The Pseudomonas sp. MPC6 nucleotide sequence ACAGTGTTGGCTCGGGACGGCCCGGCCACAGTTTGCACACCCCTTCGTTGAGCGCCGCCACGGTGTAGGCCAGCCCGAAGGAACGGTAGCGGGTGACCTGTGGCACGTCCATCTTGCGCATCACATAATTGACCACATCCCACAACGGCACCGGCGCGCCGTTGCTGATGTTGTAGGCCTTGCCCAAGGCTGAGCCCGTCGCCAGCAGGCTGCTGAGCAACGCTTCATTCAGGTTCTGCACGCTGGTGAAATCCACCTTGTTCAAACCGTTGCCGATGATTGCCAGGCGACCTTTGCGTTGCATGTTCAGCAACCGTGGGAAAATGCTCATGTCGCCGGCACCCGTCACAAAGCGCGGGCGCAAGGCCAGGGTTTCGAGGCCGAACTCCTGGGCACCGAAGACCTTTTGCTCGGCCAGGTATTTGGTCGCCGCGTAGGGATGCCTGAAGCGCTTGGGCACCTGTTCTTCGGTCAGTCCCAGATGGTCGCGGCCATCGAAATAGATCGATGGCGACGACAAGTGCACCAGTCGCCGCACCCGCTGTTTCAGGCAGGCTTCGACCACGTTTTCGGTGACCTGGACGTTGCCTAGATGGAAGTCCTGGTAGCGTCCCCACAACCCGACAGCGCCAGCGCAATGGACCACCGCTTCGACGTCCCGGCACAGATCACGCGCCAGTTGCGGGTCACTCAGGTCGCCCTGAATGAACTCGGCGCCACGGCGCACCAAATGCTCGACACTCTCGGCCCGGCGACCGTTGACCCGCACGTCCAGGCCCTGTTCCAAGGCAAAACGCGCAAAGCGCCCGCCAATGAAACCGCTGGCGCCGGTAACCAGAATCTTCATGAATTGCTCCGAATATTTCGTTTTGCGTAGTGCGTGAGGTCTTGACGCTGGCCGTCAGTCCAACGGCACCAGCCATTGCGTCGATGAGCGCACCAATTGATCGGTGAGCAGGCCCAACAGCTGACCGCCATTGCGCCAATGATGCCAGTACAGCGGTACATCGATCGGCTTATCTGGCAACAGCTCGCGCAGCACGCCTCGTTCCAATTGATCGCGCACCTGCAGCTCCGGCACCAGCCCCCAACCCAGACCCGCCTCAGTGAGGCGGATAAAGCCTTCGGACGATGGACATAAATGGTGTTCGAAACCGCCGTCCACGCCCAGAGAAGCCAGATAGCGATGCTGCAGGAAGTCATCGGGGCCAAATACCAGCGCCGGGGTTCGGGCCAACTGATCGGCCCGCACACCGTCGGGAAAATGCCGGGCAATAAAGGCCGGGCTGGCCAGCGCGCGGTAACGCATCGCCCCCAGCAACACACTGCGCGCGCCAGCCACCGGGCGCTCGCTGGCGCAGACGCAGGCTGCCACCTCGCCTGCGCGCATGCGCTTGAGGCCAACGGTCTGGTCTTCGACCACCAGGTCCAGCAACAAATGATGCTCGGCACAGAAGTCGCCCACCGCCACCGCCCACCAGGTGGCCAGGCTGTCGGCATTCAGGGCGATGCGCAGGCGTTCCGGCAACCCTTCTTCGTCCAGGGCCGGTACCAGGGTCTGCAGATCGCGCTCAAGCAAACGCACTTGCTGCACATGGTTGAGCAGCCGCCGGCCAATGTCCGTCGGCGCCGGTGGCGTCACCCGCACCAACACCGGCTGGCCAACCCGCGCCTCCAACAACTTGATGCGCTGGGAGATCGCCGATTGGGACAACCCCAGCACCTGCGCCGCGCGTTCGAATCCGGCCTGCTCGACCACCGCGGCCAAGGCAGAAAGCAATTTATAGTCGAACATCAGTTTTCCTAATGAGCGATCAGCAATATTGGTTTTTCTTATACAACGATGCACCGCAGAATTGCCAGCAAGCACTTTGAACAAGGACCATCGACATGGCTGGCGAAACATCATTGGCAACCCTGCTGCGCAGCATGAGCCCGCAACTCAACGTCGGCGAATACGTGTTCTGCACCCTGCGCGACGGCAACCTGCCTGCTGGCCTGGAGATCGTCGGCAGTTTTCGCGAACAGGAAGGGCTGACCGTGATTCTCGAACGCGCCCACGCCGAAAAGGCCGGTTTCAGTTTCGACTACCTCGCGGCCTGGATCACCCTGAACGTGCACTCGGCCCTCGCAGCCGTCGGCCTGACCGCCGCGTTCGCCAGCGCATTGGGCCAGGCCGGGATCAGCTGCAACGTGGTCGCCGGCTACTACCACGATCACCTGTTCGTCGGCCTGGCCGATGCCGAGCGGGCCATGCAGGTGCTGCAGGACCTGGCAGCCAACGCGGAGTAAACCTTATGTGGCAAAGCTATGTGAACGGCCTGTTGGTGGCCGCTGGGCTGATCATGGCGATCGGCACCCAGAACGCCTTTGTACTGGCCCAGAGCCTGCGGCGCGAACATCACCTGCCGGTGGCGGCGCTCTGCGTGACGTGCGATGCGTTGCTGGTGGCGGCCGGGGTATTCGGCCTGGCGACGGTGCTGGCGCAGAACCCGACCCTGCTGGCTTTCGCCCGTTGGGGAGGCGCGGCGTTTCTGCTGTGGTACGGCAGCCTGGCGCTGCGTCGGGCCTGCTCGAAACAGAGTCTGCAACAAGGCGAAAACCAGACCGTCCGCTCGCTTCGGGCCGTCATGCTCAGCGCTCTGGCCGTGACCCTGCTCAACCCGCATGTCTATCTGGATACCGTGTTGCTGATCGGCTCCCTCGGTGCCCAGCAAACGGAACCCGGCGCTTATGTGGTGGGGGCGGCAAGTGCGTCGTTGCTGTGGTTTTTCACCTTGGCGCTGGGCGCTGCATGGCTGGCACCGTGGTTGGCGCGGCCGAGCACCTGGCGAATTCTAGACCTGCTGGTGGCCGGGATGATGTTCACCGTAGCGTTCCAGTTAATCAGCGCCGGTTGATTTATTCCAAAAGGCTCTGGAACCTCTATTCCACACAGTTGTTGCGTGGTTATGCCGCACCCCCGGTGCTATGATCCGAACCCTGCGCCGCAAAGAGTACAAACTCCCCGGCGCTAGTTTGGCCGCCCGTGATCGGCCTTGCGCTCACCGCAACTGACCTGATTAGGAGAATCATCATGGCTTTCGAATTGCCGCCGCTGCCGTACGCACACGATGCCCTGCAGCCGCATATTTCCAAGGAAACCCTGGAATATCACCACGACAAGCACCACAACACCTATGTCGTGAACCTGAACAACCTGGTGCCAGGCACCGAGTTCGAAGGCAAGACCCTGGAAGAAATCGTCAAGACTTCCTCGGGCGGTATCTTCAACAACGCCGCTCAGGTCTGGAACCACACCTTCTACTGGAACTGCCTGGCGCCAAACGCCGGCGGTCAGCCAAGCGGTGCACTGGCTGAGGCGATCAACGCTTCCTTCGGTTCGTTCGACAAGTTCAAGGAAGAGTTCAGCAAGACGTCCATCGGTACCTTCGGTTCCGGTTGGGGCTGGCTGGTGAAAAAAGCTGACGGTTCCCTGGGCCTGGCCAGCACCATCGGCGCCGGCAACCCGCTGACCAGCGGTGACACCCCGCTGCTGACCTGCGACGTCTGGGAACACGCCTACTACATCGACTACCGCAACCTGCGTCCGAAGTATGTAGAGGCGTTCTGGAACCTGGTCAACTGGAAGTTCGTGGCTGAGCAGTTTGAAGGCAAAACCTTCACCGCTTAAGATCGATGCCAGTCAGAAAACCCGGCTTTTTAGCCGGGTTTTTTTGTGCCCACTTGTAGGAGCCGGCTTGCTGGCGAACCAGACGACGCGGTGGATCAGAGACACCGCCTTCGCTGGCAAGCCAGCTCCTACAGGGTCTGGGTTAATCCGTAAAATCCAGGTCGGCTTTCGGGCCGCCTTCACCGGCAAGCCGGCGAGGAACGATAATGCGGTTAGCCTGCGGACTACTGCGGATCGATGTTGTCCAGCGCACGGTTCACCGCCAGTTCCGCCAGCATGACGATCTGTGCGATGGCCAGCGCAGTGCTGCGTTGGGGACCGGTCAGGTAGGTGGCGAAATCACTGGTGATGACGTTGGCAGAAGCTAATGATTCGCAGGCGTGGGCGAGGAGGGATTCGGTATCCGTGTCGGGGACGATCATGAAGAGGGTGTTGGGGCTGTAGGGTTTGGTGGTTTCGAAGGGGGGATCGGGAATTAATTTGTCCATTAAAACAATCCTTTTGCAGTGGTGCCACCCATTGCCGTTTCTCACACGGCGAAGTGGTGGCAGCTATGTGCGAGGTGAGAAAACCGGTTATGGACACCCGGCCAGACCGAAGTCTGCCCGCACACAGCCGCCATAACGCATTGACGGCCAGCGGATAAGCTGGCGGCGATTATGCGGTTACTGGCACTGGATGACCATAATTTGCCGGGTTCTCACACCCGATCGCTGAGTATTCAGCGACAGTTAGAGGCTATGGAGTCCGCTTCCGACGGGCAACCTGAAAACTGTGTGGGAAAAGTCTGGCAATTTTGTATTTACTTAAACAGGTAAAAGCGGAACGCGGAGCGTCCCTGACGGCATTCCCGCTCGCAAGCGTGGGAATGATCAATCGGGGCAGCAGGAATTGATTGGTTGGCTATCAGGCCGCCTTCGCTGGCAAGCCAGCTCCTACAAGGGGCCGGGTACATTCGTAAAATCAGGTTGGCTGGCAGGCCGCCTTCGCTGGCAAGCCAGCTCCTACAGGGGTTTCGTGTACATCTGCACAATCAGTGCGGCGGGCAAGCTTCAATGCCGGTCAGTTAAGGCGATTGTAGGAGCGAGCTTGCTCGCGAAGGACTCAAGAACGCCGCGTTTAACCAGTAAACACGCGTTATCGTTAACGACCATCGCGAGCAAGCTCGCTCCTACAGGGGTCCGGGTACACCGGCGCTTCTCACCACTCATCAGGCCGAGCGTTAGCTCGCCTGCAGCCTTTGATCTTGATCCACCCGCCCCTTCGGGAGGCTGAGTGGAGGTGTGCATCCGGGGAGTGGCGCGCAGCGCCGTTCGACGCAGTCGAACACGCTGCATGTAGGTCGTCGCGAAGCAGACCGGAGGGCAGTGTCCCCGGATGGACACCGGAGCGAAGGAACGCCGAGCCTTAGCGAGGGGCCGGACGCCGGGGCGAGCCTTTTTGGGTACTTTTTTGGCGTTTGAAAAAAGTGCCTCGCCGTAAGGGCGAAACCATAGGCGGCCGTTACCGCAGCAACGGATATGTACTCAACCACCAAGAACCTGCTGTCAGGCCGCCAAGAATCAAAAAACCGCACCCCTCGCCAATTTCCCACAATGAAACCAGCACTCCCCTCCTTGCCCCAACGCCACAGCCGTCTAACATCTACCAAAAGGAAAATAAGGCAAAATCCCCCCTCAAGTTGAAGGACTCAACAACCGACACAGTACCTATAGGGAAATTACTCCCGGAAACAGCATTTCGGCCAACCCACAGGCAAATGCACCCTGTGCCGGATTGTCCCTTTGACTGCCATCACCGGATTGCCAATACTCATGGCAACTTGATGCTACCCGCATGGAACAAGGAATGACTCTTTGAAGCTGGAACTCAAGAACAGCTTGTCGGTGAAGTTGCTCCGGGTCGTGCTCCTGTCGGCATTGGTCGTCGGCGTGGTCTTGAGCTGCGCGCAGATCGTTTTCGATGCTTATAAAACCCATCAGGCCGTGGCCAGTGATGCCCAGCGCATCCTCGACATGTTCCGCGACCCCTCGACCCAGGCCGTCTACAGCCTGGACCGGGAAATGGGCATGCAGGTCATCGAAGGCCTGTTCCAGGACGCCGCCGTGCGCCAGGCCTCCATTGGCCATCCCAACGAGGCCATGCTCGCGCAAAAGTCCCGCGAGTTGCAGCAATCCAACAGTCGCTGGCTGACCGACCTGATCCTCGGCAAGGAACGCACCTTCACCACCCAACTGGTGGGTCGCGGCCCCTACAGCGAATATTACGGCGACCTGAGCATCACCCTCGACACCGCGACCTACGGCCAGGGGTTTATCGTCAGTTCGGTGATCATCTTCATTTCCGGGGTATTGCGCGCCCTCGCCATGTCACTGGTGCTGTACCTGGTCTACCACTGGCTACTGACCAAACCGCTGTCGCGCATCATCGAACACCTGACCGAAATCAATCCGGATCGTCCCAGCGCCCACAAGATCCCACAGCTCAAGGGCCACGAGAAAAACGAACTGGGGATCTGGATCAACACCGCCAATCAGTTGCTCGAGTCCATCGAGCGCAACACCCATCTGCGTCACGAGGCGGAAAACAGCCTGCTGCGCATGGCCCAGTACGATTTTCTCACCGGTCTGCCCAACCGTCAGCAATTGCAGCAGCAACTGGACAAAATCCTGGTCGACGCCGGCAAATTGCAACGCCGGGTCGCGGTGCTCTGCGTCGGTCTCGATGATTTCAAGAGCATCAACGAACAGTTCAGCTACCAGACCGGCGACCAACTGCTGCTGGCGCTGGCCGATCGCCTGCGGGCCCACAGCGGTCGTCTCGGCGCCCTCGCCCGCCTGGGTGGCGACCAGTTCGCCCTGGTCCAGGCCGATATCGAACAACCCTATGAAGCGGCGGAGCTGGCCCAAAGCATTCTCGATGACCTGGAAGCGCCGTTCGCCCTCGATCATCAGGAGATCCGCCTGCGCGCCACCATCGGCATCACCCTGTTCCCCGAAGACGGCAACAGCACCGAGAAGCTGCTGCAAAAGGCCGAGCAAACCATGACCCTGGCCAAGACCCGCTCGCGCAATCGGTATCAGTTCTATATCGCCAGTGTCGACACCGAGATGCGGCGCCGTCGCGAACTGGAAAAAGACCTGCGCGACGCCCTGGCCCGTCACCAGTTCTACCTCGTCTACCAACCGCAGATCAGCTACTTCGATCACCGGGTGGTGGGTGTCGAGGCGTTGATTCGCTGGCAGCATCCCGAGCACGGGCTGGTACCGCCGGACCTGTTCATCCCCCTGGCCGAGCAAAACGGCACCATCATCGCCATCGGTGAATGGGTACTGGATCAGTCCTGCAAACAATTGCGCGACTGGCATGACCAGGGGTTCGCCGACCTGCGCATGGCGGTCAACCTGTCCACTGTGCAGCTGCACCACGCCGAGCTGCCACGGGTGGTCAACAACCTGCTGCAGATGTACCGCCTGCCGCCGCGCAGCCTGGAGCTGGAAGTCACCGAAACCGGCCTGATGGAAGACATCAGCACGGCCGCCCAACACCTGCTGAGCCTGCGTCGCTCCGGCGCCCTGATCGCGATCGACGACTTCGGCACCGGTTATTCGTCACTGAGTTATCTGAAAAGCCTGCCGCTGGACAAGATCAAGATCGACAAGAGCTTCGTGCAGGACCTGCTCGACGACGACGACGATGCGACCATCGTCCGGGCCATCATCCAGCTGGGCAAGAGCCTGGGCATGCAGGTGATTGCCGAAGGCGTGGAAACCCCCGAGCAAGAGGCCTATATCATTTCCGAGGGTTGTCATGAAGGCCAGGGCTATCTCTACAGCAAACCCTTGCCTGCGCGGGAGTTGAGCGCTTATCTCAAGCTGGCGCAGCGCAGTAATGCGGCGGGTTTCAAGATTTCCCTGTAGAAGCGAGCTTGCTCGCGAAAAACCCACAGACGACGTGTTCCTCCAGGCAGCACGCGCCATCGTTCACGTCCATCGCGAGCAAGCTCGCTCCTACAGGGGCGCGATGATTGTGTGAATAAGAAATATTTCCAGGTACAACCCTTTACACATAATGCGAAAGATTTGCATTATGTCGCAGTTTTGCGCCTTTATTGCGCCATTCCACCCCCTCTCGAAGCAGGATGTTCGCCATGATTCGTATGCCTCTGGCTACCGCCAGTCTGTTGGCCATCGCTATTTCCCTCGCCGGCTGTGGCGAAGGCAAAGACAAGGCTGCCGCTCCGCAAGCGCCTACGCCAGCCGCCACCATCACGGCTCCGGCTGTTGCGCCGGCTGCTGCGGGTAACGTCGACGAAGCCACTGCCAAAGCCGTTGTCGCGCATTACGCCGACATCGTCTTCGCCGTTTACAGCGATGCCGAATCCACCGCGAAAACCCTGCAAACCGCCGTCGACGCCTTCCTCGCCAAGCCTGACGCCGACACCCTGAAAGCCGCCAAGGCCGCCTGGGTCGCTGCTCGCGTACCTTACCTGCAGAGCGAAGTGTTCCGCTTCGGCAATACCATCATCGACGACTGGGAAGGTCAGGTGAACGCCTGGCCACTGGACGAAGGCCTGATCGATTACGTCGACAAATCCTACGAACACGCACTGGGTAACCCGGGCGCCACGGCCAATATCATCGCCAACACCGAAGTCCAGGTCGGCGAAGACAAGATCGACGTCAAGGACATCACCCCGGAAAAACTCGCCAGCCTGAACGAGCTGGGCGGTTCCGAGGCCAACGTCGCCACCGGTTACCATGCCATCGAATTCCTGCTGTGGGGCCAGGACCTGAACGGCACCGGCCCTGGGGCCGGCAACCGTCCGGCGTCCGACTACCTGGAAGGCACCGGCGCAACCGGCGGTCACAACGAGCGCCGTCGCGCCTACCTGAAGTCCGTGACCCAACTGCTGGTCAGCGACCTGGAAGAGATGGTCGGTAACTGGAAGCCGAACGTGGCCGACAACTACCGCGCCACCCTGGAAGCGGAACCGGCTGAAAGCGGCCTGCGTAAAATGCTGTTCGGCATGGGCAGCCTGTCCCTGGGCGAACTGGCGGGCGAGCGCATGAAAGTTTCCCTGGAAGCCAACTCCCCGGAAGACGAACACGACTGCTTCAGCG carries:
- a CDS encoding NAD(P)-dependent oxidoreductase is translated as MKILVTGASGFIGGRFARFALEQGLDVRVNGRRAESVEHLVRRGAEFIQGDLSDPQLARDLCRDVEAVVHCAGAVGLWGRYQDFHLGNVQVTENVVEACLKQRVRRLVHLSSPSIYFDGRDHLGLTEEQVPKRFRHPYAATKYLAEQKVFGAQEFGLETLALRPRFVTGAGDMSIFPRLLNMQRKGRLAIIGNGLNKVDFTSVQNLNEALLSSLLATGSALGKAYNISNGAPVPLWDVVNYVMRKMDVPQVTRYRSFGLAYTVAALNEGVCKLWPGRPEPTLSRLGMQVMNKNFTLDISRARHYLDYDPKVSLWTALDEFCGWWKAQDLH
- a CDS encoding LysR family transcriptional regulator ArgP, giving the protein MFDYKLLSALAAVVEQAGFERAAQVLGLSQSAISQRIKLLEARVGQPVLVRVTPPAPTDIGRRLLNHVQQVRLLERDLQTLVPALDEEGLPERLRIALNADSLATWWAVAVGDFCAEHHLLLDLVVEDQTVGLKRMRAGEVAACVCASERPVAGARSVLLGAMRYRALASPAFIARHFPDGVRADQLARTPALVFGPDDFLQHRYLASLGVDGGFEHHLCPSSEGFIRLTEAGLGWGLVPELQVRDQLERGVLRELLPDKPIDVPLYWHHWRNGGQLLGLLTDQLVRSSTQWLVPLD
- a CDS encoding ACT domain-containing protein, giving the protein MAGETSLATLLRSMSPQLNVGEYVFCTLRDGNLPAGLEIVGSFREQEGLTVILERAHAEKAGFSFDYLAAWITLNVHSALAAVGLTAAFASALGQAGISCNVVAGYYHDHLFVGLADAERAMQVLQDLAANAE
- a CDS encoding LysE/ArgO family amino acid transporter codes for the protein MWQSYVNGLLVAAGLIMAIGTQNAFVLAQSLRREHHLPVAALCVTCDALLVAAGVFGLATVLAQNPTLLAFARWGGAAFLLWYGSLALRRACSKQSLQQGENQTVRSLRAVMLSALAVTLLNPHVYLDTVLLIGSLGAQQTEPGAYVVGAASASLLWFFTLALGAAWLAPWLARPSTWRILDLLVAGMMFTVAFQLISAG
- a CDS encoding Fe-Mn family superoxide dismutase — encoded protein: MAFELPPLPYAHDALQPHISKETLEYHHDKHHNTYVVNLNNLVPGTEFEGKTLEEIVKTSSGGIFNNAAQVWNHTFYWNCLAPNAGGQPSGALAEAINASFGSFDKFKEEFSKTSIGTFGSGWGWLVKKADGSLGLASTIGAGNPLTSGDTPLLTCDVWEHAYYIDYRNLRPKYVEAFWNLVNWKFVAEQFEGKTFTA
- a CDS encoding DUF6124 family protein, with translation MDKLIPDPPFETTKPYSPNTLFMIVPDTDTESLLAHACESLASANVITSDFATYLTGPQRSTALAIAQIVMLAELAVNRALDNIDPQ
- a CDS encoding GGDEF domain-containing phosphodiesterase, whose amino-acid sequence is MKLELKNSLSVKLLRVVLLSALVVGVVLSCAQIVFDAYKTHQAVASDAQRILDMFRDPSTQAVYSLDREMGMQVIEGLFQDAAVRQASIGHPNEAMLAQKSRELQQSNSRWLTDLILGKERTFTTQLVGRGPYSEYYGDLSITLDTATYGQGFIVSSVIIFISGVLRALAMSLVLYLVYHWLLTKPLSRIIEHLTEINPDRPSAHKIPQLKGHEKNELGIWINTANQLLESIERNTHLRHEAENSLLRMAQYDFLTGLPNRQQLQQQLDKILVDAGKLQRRVAVLCVGLDDFKSINEQFSYQTGDQLLLALADRLRAHSGRLGALARLGGDQFALVQADIEQPYEAAELAQSILDDLEAPFALDHQEIRLRATIGITLFPEDGNSTEKLLQKAEQTMTLAKTRSRNRYQFYIASVDTEMRRRRELEKDLRDALARHQFYLVYQPQISYFDHRVVGVEALIRWQHPEHGLVPPDLFIPLAEQNGTIIAIGEWVLDQSCKQLRDWHDQGFADLRMAVNLSTVQLHHAELPRVVNNLLQMYRLPPRSLELEVTETGLMEDISTAAQHLLSLRRSGALIAIDDFGTGYSSLSYLKSLPLDKIKIDKSFVQDLLDDDDDATIVRAIIQLGKSLGMQVIAEGVETPEQEAYIISEGCHEGQGYLYSKPLPARELSAYLKLAQRSNAAGFKISL
- a CDS encoding imelysin family protein — protein: MIRMPLATASLLAIAISLAGCGEGKDKAAAPQAPTPAATITAPAVAPAAAGNVDEATAKAVVAHYADIVFAVYSDAESTAKTLQTAVDAFLAKPDADTLKAAKAAWVAARVPYLQSEVFRFGNTIIDDWEGQVNAWPLDEGLIDYVDKSYEHALGNPGATANIIANTEVQVGEDKIDVKDITPEKLASLNELGGSEANVATGYHAIEFLLWGQDLNGTGPGAGNRPASDYLEGTGATGGHNERRRAYLKSVTQLLVSDLEEMVGNWKPNVADNYRATLEAEPAESGLRKMLFGMGSLSLGELAGERMKVSLEANSPEDEHDCFSDNTHNSQFYDAKGIRNVYLGEYTRVDGTKMAGASLSSLVAKADPAADTALKADLAATEAKMQVIVDHANKGEHYDQLIAAGNTAGNQIVRDAIASLVKQTGSIEAAAGKLGISDLNPDNADHEF